One Ktedonobacteraceae bacterium genomic region harbors:
- a CDS encoding AAA family ATPase — translation MIGVTTSLSVSTLGRFEIRRNGEQLAGGNWNRRKVVELFKLLLAAEQHRLHREQVQEILWPNSPAEQATNSFGKTLYLLRRALEPDLAAGKGSSSIYVLLDHDTLMLVPNSMEIDADIFESSAKQLQSRIRSFALSDASSRHLEDFDSVLGLYQGDFLPEDLYEDWTQRRRDRLRRIHSSLLERAAEVALASGKGLRASEYLLELLERNSADEQTHRQLMLVYARMGRRSEALNQYLLLRRTLKEELRAAPLPETNELFRHIQMGQVPVDLHESWLDDKPTPDTTTTAATPPDSVITPAEAGEAGKVESGPLSPPAVDSHIISGANPITTPLEVGAEAEVESARQLDPERILKAELVGREEELGRMQRAFQQARNGQCKVIFVSGEPGIGKSRLARDFTAWSEQAQQATVLWGYCYEMSGALPYQPIADAITSHVRTCNPEKLRAMLGNSAADLAKIAPEIGYKLPDLPQPEPMGAEADRRNLYNAVARYFNALAAEGPFILILDDLQWADAATLHLLNFLTLQHLERGQQESTSSPGKAPGLPLYALLYRPDEVHEAHPLRALIATLLRAGIGEELRLQRLSEEEVHQLLVNMAGHPVGLSFASEVFRQTEGNPFFVGEAIRSLVLEGKIKWVGDRWQSTVEVSELEIPHSVRMLIERRLVHLPADCRTTLTVAAVIGRQFSSALLCQARNLAEDVVAEHIDTAIQLQIIASLADFYNERKGGSPNGQEADLTFTHDKIREVLYQWLNPLRRRSLHRQVAQAIESGHAAHLQPYYSTLAYHYSMAEDATRAVDYLLKASYQAVSVYAFADAASAMEKALDLLVGEEERVRRAGVLHQLANIYLYLGRTDDAISAGLASSALWRDLGNPARQAAAYLDVAFFSHWQGRELEALKHISTALECLASRPEETTLLVKAYTQWGLAATVMGDVPQALKMLRQADELLAKIDDAPENVANTSTFSAAERREHFAFIAVVSLWSKAWCAYLAETPRQMLSYAMQGAEMCHKYNKPDWEPMMTYSAAWAYMQLGQIPAGEQTARDALEKAQRHGVYGAAGWADLVLDFLAIQAGAWGDARQMGEKASAIATMIHDADLQSRVLWSYSVCAGWQGDWEQAIADALKALEVAKEEGETSMVYPHLLVQAAKAYLYANKPEQAQAYLDEGMQLAAQRDYRQLISIGQRLQGRILQAQGRFEEAQPYFEQSLTGLLAIDDVVEHARTEEAYGLFYLERNLEGDMERGQELIQRARETFGRLGVNG, via the coding sequence ATGATAGGAGTTACCACTTCTCTTTCAGTCTCAACCCTTGGCCGATTTGAGATACGCCGCAATGGCGAGCAACTGGCGGGTGGGAATTGGAATCGTCGTAAAGTCGTCGAGCTTTTCAAATTGTTGCTTGCGGCAGAGCAACACCGCCTGCATCGCGAGCAGGTGCAGGAGATTCTATGGCCAAATTCTCCGGCTGAACAGGCCACGAACTCTTTCGGCAAGACGCTTTATTTATTGCGCCGCGCGCTCGAGCCAGACCTGGCTGCTGGCAAGGGCAGTTCTTCTATTTATGTTCTCCTCGATCACGATACGCTCATGCTTGTTCCCAATAGCATGGAGATCGACGCCGATATTTTTGAATCTTCCGCTAAACAATTGCAGTCCCGAATACGTAGCTTCGCCCTTTCTGATGCAAGCTCGCGGCATTTAGAGGATTTTGACAGCGTACTGGGCCTCTATCAAGGTGATTTCTTGCCGGAGGACCTGTACGAAGATTGGACGCAGCGGCGACGCGATCGACTGCGCCGCATTCATAGTTCGCTGCTGGAGCGCGCGGCAGAAGTGGCGCTGGCGAGCGGAAAAGGCTTGCGTGCCTCTGAATACCTGCTGGAACTCCTCGAAAGAAATTCTGCGGACGAGCAGACTCATCGTCAATTGATGCTCGTCTATGCCCGTATGGGAAGGCGCAGTGAGGCGCTTAACCAGTACCTGCTCTTGCGCCGGACCTTGAAGGAAGAATTACGCGCCGCGCCCTTGCCTGAAACCAACGAACTCTTCCGGCATATCCAGATGGGCCAGGTTCCTGTTGATCTCCACGAGTCATGGCTCGATGATAAACCAACGCCAGATACCACGACAACAGCCGCCACACCCCCCGATTCCGTCATCACTCCTGCAGAGGCAGGGGAGGCCGGGAAGGTCGAGAGCGGGCCCTTGTCGCCGCCCGCCGTCGATTCCCACATTATATCGGGCGCGAATCCCATCACGACACCCTTAGAGGTGGGAGCGGAAGCGGAGGTGGAGAGCGCGCGTCAACTCGACCCGGAGCGCATTTTGAAGGCTGAACTGGTTGGGCGCGAAGAGGAACTGGGTCGCATGCAGCGCGCATTTCAACAGGCACGCAATGGGCAGTGCAAGGTCATCTTCGTCTCCGGCGAGCCGGGGATAGGCAAATCACGCCTGGCACGCGATTTTACTGCATGGAGCGAACAGGCGCAACAGGCCACCGTATTGTGGGGCTACTGCTACGAAATGAGTGGGGCGCTCCCTTATCAACCCATTGCGGATGCTATCACTTCACATGTCCGCACCTGCAACCCGGAAAAGCTGCGCGCTATGCTGGGCAACAGCGCTGCCGACCTGGCGAAGATCGCGCCGGAAATTGGCTACAAGCTGCCGGACCTGCCACAACCGGAGCCAATGGGTGCCGAGGCTGACCGGCGCAATCTCTACAACGCCGTCGCTCGCTACTTCAATGCGCTTGCCGCCGAAGGCCCCTTTATTTTGATCCTGGATGATTTGCAGTGGGCCGATGCCGCGACCCTACACCTGCTCAACTTCTTAACCTTACAGCATCTTGAGCGCGGGCAGCAGGAGAGTACGAGCAGTCCAGGAAAGGCTCCTGGCCTTCCGCTTTATGCGTTGCTTTACCGGCCAGACGAGGTGCATGAGGCGCACCCGCTGCGCGCTTTGATCGCCACACTCCTGCGCGCAGGCATAGGCGAAGAATTGCGCCTGCAGCGTCTCTCAGAAGAGGAGGTGCATCAACTCCTGGTCAATATGGCAGGGCATCCTGTTGGCCTGAGCTTTGCGAGCGAGGTGTTTCGCCAGACCGAGGGCAATCCTTTCTTTGTTGGAGAGGCGATTCGCTCGCTGGTGCTTGAAGGCAAGATTAAATGGGTAGGAGACCGCTGGCAAAGTACCGTGGAGGTCAGCGAACTGGAGATACCGCATAGTGTTCGCATGCTGATTGAACGCCGCCTGGTGCATCTCCCGGCTGATTGCCGCACAACGCTCACCGTTGCCGCTGTTATAGGCCGGCAGTTCAGTTCGGCATTGCTGTGCCAGGCGCGCAACTTAGCTGAGGATGTTGTCGCAGAGCATATTGATACTGCCATCCAGCTACAGATAATCGCATCGTTGGCCGACTTTTACAATGAGCGCAAGGGCGGTTCTCCAAACGGGCAAGAAGCCGACCTTACCTTTACGCATGATAAAATTCGCGAGGTGCTTTACCAGTGGCTCAATCCCTTGCGTCGGCGCTCGCTGCACCGGCAGGTGGCGCAGGCTATCGAATCCGGCCACGCGGCGCACTTGCAGCCCTATTACAGCACGCTCGCTTACCATTATTCGATGGCGGAGGACGCTACGCGAGCGGTGGATTACCTGCTGAAAGCCAGCTACCAGGCAGTAAGTGTGTATGCCTTCGCGGACGCGGCGTCGGCTATGGAGAAGGCGCTTGATTTGCTGGTAGGCGAGGAAGAACGCGTGCGCCGCGCAGGTGTGCTGCACCAGTTAGCCAATATCTACCTGTACCTGGGCCGCACCGATGATGCTATTTCGGCAGGGCTGGCCTCAAGCGCGCTATGGCGCGACCTTGGCAACCCGGCGCGACAGGCCGCGGCCTACCTGGACGTGGCATTCTTCAGTCATTGGCAGGGACGCGAACTGGAAGCGCTCAAGCATATTTCAACCGCGCTGGAATGCCTGGCAAGCAGGCCGGAAGAGACGACCCTGCTCGTTAAAGCCTATACCCAGTGGGGGCTGGCGGCTACGGTGATGGGCGATGTTCCCCAGGCGTTGAAGATGCTGCGGCAGGCAGATGAACTGCTGGCAAAGATCGATGATGCGCCGGAGAACGTAGCTAATACCTCTACTTTCAGCGCGGCAGAACGTAGGGAACACTTTGCATTTATTGCCGTGGTGTCGTTGTGGTCAAAGGCATGGTGCGCGTACCTTGCAGAAACACCGCGGCAGATGCTGAGTTATGCTATGCAGGGCGCGGAAATGTGCCACAAGTACAACAAACCGGACTGGGAGCCAATGATGACCTATTCAGCGGCATGGGCTTATATGCAGCTGGGGCAAATTCCCGCGGGCGAACAAACGGCTCGCGATGCCCTTGAGAAGGCACAGCGGCATGGTGTCTATGGCGCGGCGGGCTGGGCCGACCTCGTGCTGGATTTCCTCGCCATCCAGGCCGGAGCCTGGGGTGATGCGCGGCAAATGGGAGAGAAAGCCAGCGCTATAGCCACGATGATCCACGACGCCGATCTGCAATCGCGCGTGCTATGGAGCTATAGCGTGTGCGCGGGCTGGCAGGGCGATTGGGAACAGGCCATCGCCGACGCGTTGAAAGCCCTGGAGGTCGCAAAAGAGGAGGGTGAAACCTCGATGGTGTATCCACACCTGCTGGTGCAGGCCGCCAAAGCATATCTCTACGCAAATAAGCCCGAACAGGCGCAGGCCTACCTGGATGAGGGCATGCAACTGGCGGCGCAGCGCGATTACCGGCAGCTTATCAGTATCGGCCAGCGCCTGCAGGGCCGCATTTTGCAGGCACAGGGCCGATTCGAGGAGGCGCAGCCATATTTCGAGCAATCGCTGACCGGTCTGCTGGCAATCGATGACGTGGTGGAGCACGCGCGCACGGAGGAGGCCTACGGGCTGTTTTATCTGGAGCGCAATCTGGAGGGAGATATGGAGCGCGGACAGGAGCTTATACAGAGGGCAAGGGAGACATTTGGGAGGTTGGGGGTGAATGGATGA
- a CDS encoding ribonuclease J: protein MTTENIRLIPLGGLGEVGKNMMVVEYGDDIIIIDAGVMFPDEEMFGVDLVIPDTSYLSDKKQNIRGIFITHGHEDHIGGLPYVLPMIGFPPIYATRLTQGLASVKLKEHRLLDKVTINVITPGDQVEVGKCLVEVVRINHSVPDAVSLAIHTPIGTVFHTGDYKFDYTPVDGRPADFGTLARLGNEGVLVMMGDSTRVESPGYTPSERVLNESFDKIFANAPGRIIIATFASLLSRVQQIVDNAARYDRHVALVGRSMVNNVQMAIELGYLSVPKGMLIRAEDINKFQPEQVVIICTGSQGEPTSALTRIANQDHRLVRIQPGDTVILSATPVPGNEKMVSRTINNLFRQGAEVFYSGNAHVHVSGHAAQEELKLMLNLIRPHFFIPVHGEYRQLFLHAKLADSLGIPADHIILGEDGDIIEVTPESIKIAGHVPCGNVFVDGLGVGDVGQVVLRDRQVLAQDGILMVVLTVDRETGQPLAGPDIISRGFVYMRDSEELLENARERVLESFIGLNGHGSDWAFVKDKIKHTLSEFLYEKTHRRPMILPIVMEV from the coding sequence TTGACAACAGAAAATATTCGACTGATCCCATTAGGAGGCCTGGGAGAGGTCGGAAAGAATATGATGGTCGTAGAGTATGGTGACGACATCATCATTATCGATGCCGGCGTGATGTTTCCAGATGAGGAGATGTTCGGCGTCGATCTTGTTATTCCCGATACGAGCTATCTGAGCGATAAAAAGCAGAACATACGGGGCATCTTCATTACTCACGGTCACGAGGACCATATCGGCGGTCTGCCCTATGTTTTGCCCATGATCGGTTTCCCTCCCATCTATGCGACCCGTTTGACCCAGGGCCTCGCCAGCGTCAAACTCAAAGAGCATAGACTACTCGATAAAGTCACGATCAATGTTATTACCCCCGGTGACCAGGTAGAAGTGGGGAAATGCCTCGTTGAGGTTGTGCGTATCAATCATAGCGTACCAGACGCCGTTTCGCTCGCCATTCATACGCCTATCGGCACCGTCTTCCATACCGGCGATTATAAATTCGATTATACGCCGGTCGACGGGCGACCAGCCGATTTTGGAACGCTGGCGCGCCTGGGCAACGAGGGCGTACTGGTGATGATGGGCGACAGCACGCGTGTGGAATCGCCCGGCTATACACCATCGGAGCGCGTACTCAACGAATCGTTCGACAAAATCTTTGCCAATGCGCCGGGGCGCATCATCATCGCCACGTTTGCTTCCCTGCTTTCAAGGGTGCAGCAAATCGTGGATAATGCGGCGCGCTACGACCGCCACGTCGCGCTGGTAGGGCGCAGCATGGTCAATAACGTACAGATGGCTATCGAGCTTGGCTATCTGAGCGTTCCCAAGGGGATGCTGATCCGCGCCGAAGATATCAACAAGTTCCAACCGGAACAGGTGGTGATTATCTGCACGGGCAGCCAGGGTGAGCCGACCTCGGCGCTCACGCGCATCGCCAACCAGGACCACCGGTTAGTACGCATCCAGCCGGGCGATACCGTCATTCTTTCGGCCACGCCCGTACCCGGCAATGAGAAAATGGTCAGCCGCACCATCAACAATCTTTTCCGCCAGGGCGCGGAAGTCTTCTATTCGGGCAACGCGCATGTGCATGTTTCGGGGCACGCGGCCCAGGAAGAACTGAAGCTGATGCTCAACCTGATCCGGCCCCATTTCTTCATACCCGTCCACGGCGAATACCGGCAACTCTTCCTGCACGCGAAGCTGGCCGACTCGCTCGGTATTCCGGCAGATCATATTATCCTGGGCGAGGATGGAGACATCATTGAAGTCACTCCGGAGTCCATCAAGATCGCGGGCCACGTGCCTTGCGGCAATGTCTTCGTCGATGGGCTGGGGGTTGGCGATGTTGGACAGGTTGTGCTGCGCGACCGGCAGGTGCTTGCTCAGGATGGTATCCTGATGGTTGTGCTGACCGTCGATAGGGAGACGGGGCAGCCGCTGGCAGGTCCCGATATCATCTCGCGCGGATTCGTCTACATGCGCGATTCCGAAGAACTGCTGGAGAACGCGCGCGAGCGGGTGCTGGAGTCATTCATCGGTTTGAACGGACACGGCTCCGACTGGGCGTTTGTCAAAGACAAGATCAAGCATACGCTCAGTGAGTTCCTGTACGAGAAGACGCATCGCCGCCCGATGATCTTGCCAATCGTGATGGAAGTATAA
- a CDS encoding DUF929 family protein, translating into MAKKSSGKQNKQGQASAAQRRENIRQQRQENLQRTQQQQRNRRKAQSGSNRTLWIVLGTAVVAIAVIIGVFVYISSQSSTGNTYPTTPADPAVVQEVTSVSQSTLAAVGTGSGKVANLPKPISGSPPPLTGSDGKPEIFYYGGEYCPFCAAQRWGLVVALSRFGTFSNLKQTSSSSTDVYPNTPTFSFYGSSYTSQYIDFVPVEGQSYQGVTLQQPTAAQQQLLNTYNSGGSIPFIDIANKYTLTGASYDPQVLSGQSHQAIAAALSNPQSPIAQSILGTANYFTAAICQATNQQPASVCKAAPVPQVEQSLNSSSGYNGMPQNSPLSFEADTRRPIRG; encoded by the coding sequence ATGGCAAAGAAATCATCGGGGAAGCAGAATAAACAGGGGCAAGCATCCGCTGCACAGAGGCGCGAGAATATCCGCCAGCAACGCCAGGAAAACTTGCAACGCACCCAGCAACAACAGCGCAATCGACGCAAAGCCCAATCGGGTTCGAATCGTACATTGTGGATTGTGCTGGGAACTGCGGTCGTCGCCATCGCGGTCATCATTGGCGTTTTCGTCTATATCTCGTCACAATCCTCTACCGGCAACACGTACCCCACAACGCCTGCCGACCCGGCAGTTGTGCAGGAAGTCACATCCGTCAGTCAATCCACACTGGCAGCAGTAGGTACAGGCTCAGGTAAAGTCGCCAATCTTCCTAAGCCAATCAGCGGCTCCCCCCCGCCTCTCACCGGCTCCGATGGCAAGCCCGAGATATTCTATTATGGCGGCGAATACTGCCCATTCTGCGCCGCGCAACGCTGGGGCCTGGTCGTAGCCCTCAGCCGCTTCGGCACATTCTCAAACCTGAAACAGACTTCATCCTCGTCAACCGACGTGTATCCAAACACACCCACGTTCAGCTTCTACGGCAGTTCGTACACCAGCCAGTATATCGATTTTGTCCCCGTCGAAGGGCAAAGTTACCAGGGCGTCACCCTACAACAGCCCACCGCCGCCCAGCAGCAATTGCTCAATACCTATAACTCTGGCGGCTCCATTCCTTTTATTGATATCGCCAATAAATACACGCTGACAGGCGCGAGCTACGACCCACAGGTCTTAAGCGGCCAGAGCCACCAGGCTATCGCCGCGGCGCTCTCGAACCCGCAGTCGCCCATCGCGCAGAGCATACTGGGCACAGCCAATTATTTCACTGCCGCCATCTGCCAGGCTACCAACCAGCAGCCTGCCAGCGTGTGTAAGGCTGCGCCTGTGCCCCAGGTAGAACAGTCCCTGAACAGCTCATCGGGCTACAATGGCATGCCGCAGAATTCCCCGCTATCATTCGAAGCTGATACACGCCGGCCCATTCGAGGATAA
- a CDS encoding sigma-70 family RNA polymerase sigma factor, whose protein sequence is MTTVALEAPTTTASINQLVFLPIVAKTPVPARIRATRPETTVQAPAQLADQALISAMCNREEWALELLYDRYHRYAYSLAYRVVQDANIAEDIVQEAFLAIWRKAGSYEAQQGNVRSWLQAIVHHRAIDKVREARHRSQQWVPLQTENEQDPPGEQPDVWEEAWQDEQHRIIRTVLDQIPPEQRQVIELAYFGGYTHAEIAEQWNIPLGTVKGRMRLGLQKMKCLLQEYGLETEK, encoded by the coding sequence ATGACCACAGTAGCACTGGAAGCGCCAACAACCACAGCCAGCATCAATCAGCTTGTTTTCCTCCCAATCGTAGCGAAAACTCCGGTACCGGCCAGAATCAGAGCCACCAGGCCGGAGACGACGGTGCAGGCCCCGGCACAACTCGCCGACCAGGCCCTTATTTCAGCGATGTGCAATCGCGAAGAATGGGCCTTAGAGCTACTTTACGATCGCTATCATCGCTATGCCTACTCCCTGGCCTATCGTGTCGTCCAGGATGCGAACATCGCCGAAGATATCGTGCAGGAGGCCTTCCTTGCCATCTGGCGCAAAGCCGGCTCCTATGAGGCCCAGCAAGGCAATGTGCGCAGCTGGCTGCAGGCCATCGTGCATCACCGCGCCATCGATAAAGTTCGCGAGGCTCGTCACCGCAGCCAGCAGTGGGTGCCGCTGCAAACCGAAAACGAGCAGGACCCTCCAGGCGAGCAACCGGATGTGTGGGAAGAGGCCTGGCAAGATGAACAACATCGCATAATTCGCACCGTACTGGATCAGATTCCACCTGAACAGCGCCAGGTGATCGAACTCGCCTACTTCGGCGGCTATACCCATGCCGAGATCGCCGAGCAGTGGAATATTCCGCTTGGCACGGTCAAAGGCCGCATGCGCCTGGGCCTGCAAAAGATGAAGTGCCTGCTGCAAGAATATGGGTTGGAAACAGAAAAATAA
- a CDS encoding 4Fe-4S dicluster domain-containing protein gives MLKAGVRQRSNSGVLLHKTGPQVVQELHACIGCNECLLACPALAEPITIDVLNRETLGGTISAPVARFARSCFQCGACVAPCPVGLHRDAMMMWLKVRLLRSGREE, from the coding sequence ATGTTAAAAGCTGGAGTGAGGCAGAGATCGAATAGTGGGGTGCTATTGCACAAAACAGGGCCACAGGTGGTGCAAGAACTGCATGCCTGCATCGGCTGCAACGAGTGCCTGCTCGCCTGTCCCGCGCTGGCCGAGCCGATTACCATTGACGTACTCAACCGTGAAACGCTGGGTGGAACGATCTCTGCCCCGGTGGCGCGCTTCGCCCGCTCGTGCTTCCAGTGCGGCGCGTGTGTGGCGCCCTGTCCCGTAGGTCTGCACCGTGACGCGATGATGATGTGGCTCAAAGTACGCCTGCTGCGCTCTGGGCGGGAGGAATAA
- a CDS encoding S53 family peptidase: MRQKIFVALVLVVLLLGSSLLFSSRFSHSARAEQQLQPMSVGSQPPLVKVSRQLGADRSNRTLQMSIGLSLRNSDQLHSFLQNLYDPSSASYHQFLSVEQFASEFAPTVAQEQAVINYLTSQGFTITQTYPNRMLIDFSGPQSLTERVFGVSINDYRSPDGREFFANSSRPTLPAYLASYVTNISGLDNANQFYHPPVISKAAPRVTSQAGSNCPAPGTSGSGGGGGLFGGSGTAYIPSQFSKAYNYDGLHSAGLQGEGQTVGVFELDGYSQSDITAYTQCFGGGSVPIQNVVLDGFNGQPGAGAIEVELDVEMILSQAPHLAKLIVYEAPNTTQGYNDEFARIVSDKTPVISVSWGDCESNMGQQEANQENQYFQEAAAQGQTILVAAGDSGSESCFQLTGGGFNTALNADDPAAQPYVTGVGGTNLTINSDNSYASETVWNGGFLGGAGGGGISQFWKQPSWQTGPGVQNSYSNGMRETPDVSLDADPSTGYPVYCTAGSSCSSSGGLGGASGWITVGGTSAAAPMWAAMVALANEKAAHQGKGVLGFLNPALYKIASGSRYGSDFHDITPPSDPSLPSNNDELGINGGAYPVTNGYDMATGWGTFNAANLATDLVATAK; encoded by the coding sequence GTGCGCCAAAAAATCTTCGTAGCGCTTGTTCTCGTAGTCCTTTTACTTGGTAGCAGTCTTCTTTTCAGCAGTCGTTTCTCGCACTCAGCCCGGGCGGAGCAACAACTGCAGCCGATGAGCGTCGGCAGTCAACCCCCACTCGTTAAGGTCAGCCGGCAACTGGGCGCGGACCGGTCAAACCGGACGTTGCAGATGAGTATTGGTCTTTCGCTCCGTAATTCAGACCAGCTTCATTCTTTCCTGCAAAACCTGTATGATCCTTCCTCGGCCAGCTATCACCAGTTCCTCAGCGTGGAGCAGTTCGCAAGCGAATTTGCCCCAACGGTCGCCCAAGAGCAGGCGGTCATCAACTATTTGACCTCGCAGGGATTCACCATCACGCAGACGTATCCCAACCGCATGCTGATCGATTTCAGCGGGCCGCAATCGCTGACGGAACGAGTCTTTGGCGTGTCCATCAACGACTACCGGAGTCCCGATGGGCGAGAGTTCTTCGCCAATTCCTCGCGACCTACACTGCCGGCCTACCTCGCGTCCTACGTCACAAATATCAGTGGCCTGGATAACGCGAACCAGTTCTATCATCCACCGGTGATCAGCAAAGCGGCTCCCAGGGTTACTTCGCAGGCCGGAAGCAACTGCCCGGCTCCCGGGACGAGCGGCAGCGGCGGTGGAGGCGGTCTCTTCGGCGGCAGTGGCACCGCCTACATTCCCAGCCAGTTCTCGAAGGCCTATAACTATGATGGGCTGCATAGTGCAGGGCTGCAGGGCGAGGGCCAGACGGTCGGCGTCTTCGAACTCGATGGTTACTCGCAGAGCGATATCACTGCTTATACGCAGTGCTTCGGCGGCGGCAGCGTGCCCATCCAGAATGTGGTACTGGATGGATTCAACGGCCAGCCGGGCGCGGGTGCAATCGAGGTCGAACTCGACGTCGAGATGATCCTGAGCCAGGCTCCTCATCTCGCGAAGCTCATCGTCTATGAAGCCCCCAATACCACGCAGGGCTACAATGATGAATTCGCGCGCATCGTCAGCGACAAAACGCCCGTTATCAGCGTCAGTTGGGGCGATTGCGAAAGCAACATGGGCCAGCAGGAGGCGAACCAGGAAAACCAGTATTTCCAGGAGGCGGCAGCACAGGGGCAGACGATCCTGGTCGCGGCGGGCGACAGCGGCAGCGAAAGTTGCTTCCAGCTCACAGGTGGCGGCTTCAACACCGCTCTCAACGCGGATGACCCGGCGGCGCAACCCTATGTCACCGGTGTGGGTGGAACCAACCTGACCATCAATAGCGATAACAGCTATGCCTCTGAAACCGTGTGGAACGGCGGTTTTCTCGGTGGCGCGGGTGGTGGTGGCATCAGCCAGTTCTGGAAGCAGCCGTCCTGGCAGACCGGACCCGGCGTGCAAAATTCGTACTCCAACGGTATGCGAGAGACGCCGGATGTCTCGCTTGACGCCGATCCTTCTACCGGCTACCCGGTTTACTGCACGGCCGGCTCATCGTGCAGCAGTAGCGGAGGACTCGGTGGCGCCAGCGGCTGGATCACGGTTGGCGGCACATCGGCGGCGGCTCCTATGTGGGCAGCTATGGTCGCGCTTGCCAACGAGAAGGCTGCGCATCAGGGCAAAGGAGTGCTTGGTTTCCTGAATCCGGCGCTGTATAAAATTGCCTCTGGATCTCGCTACGGCAGCGATTTCCACGACATTACGCCTCCCAGCGATCCCAGCCTGCCCTCCAATAATGACGAGCTGGGTATCAATGGCGGCGCCTATCCCGTGACCAACGGTTACGATATGGCTACGGGCTGGGGCACTTTCAATGCAGCTAATCTTGCTACGGACCTGGTAGCGACGGCGAAATAG
- a CDS encoding FAD/NAD(P)-binding oxidoreductase gives MSRQNAPGIAKYVDRAGIVIIGNGIAGLTAAVEARRLAPNERIAIITDQSHPTINTPALKQFAIGKLAREQLLAYPAGTERAQMIHVVNARVESICAQNKYVCLAGGRCFGYDNLLIATGSAATGLPLDLPGRDFDGVLTLHRLQDYLDLRRRLPEVEDAVVIGGGPHAIETVMSLLYWGISVHWLIRSDTFLPRMLDRPASEMVLDYTRRAGAKIYTQTEVIGIVGRVGAVAGVVTNQRQMLPCQLVLVCTGTTPVTTLAGNCDLPLQQKHGILVDDSLRTSTRDIYAAGDVAALRDPQTGRHSTRAQWYAAVLQGRVAAAAMTGTPHEEGFGVPWHATRLGELSMLTVGNPLLWRENAAILTDSSRGSYRRLTIMDDRLIGYLSLGPAQPDSLAIKRIIDEGLSIRDIKKDLLKGKFDARTYFSRKRSSAAERMVTTGQLPTPLPRTTRDLSLDSEAPAAGYLHNESPSLKHTERASSTTSGRLVRVLPDTGPLAARQQSCEAGRRIVESTLVALPSRSSQQASRNLWSYSNKMQVVPGNQAYTRFRPKQGKQFITPMERSGGD, from the coding sequence ATGAGCAGGCAAAACGCACCGGGTATTGCGAAATATGTAGATCGTGCCGGTATCGTGATTATCGGCAATGGCATAGCCGGGCTGACGGCGGCAGTAGAGGCGCGCCGCCTGGCTCCCAATGAGCGTATTGCTATTATCACAGATCAAAGCCATCCAACGATCAATACGCCCGCGCTCAAGCAGTTTGCGATTGGGAAGCTGGCGCGCGAACAATTGCTGGCCTATCCTGCCGGAACCGAACGCGCGCAGATGATCCATGTCGTCAATGCGCGCGTTGAGAGCATCTGCGCTCAGAACAAATATGTTTGTCTCGCGGGCGGGCGCTGTTTTGGCTACGATAACCTGCTCATCGCCACCGGCAGCGCTGCCACAGGTCTGCCTCTTGATCTGCCCGGGCGCGATTTCGACGGTGTCCTCACGCTGCATCGTTTACAGGATTACCTTGATTTGCGGCGACGGCTGCCGGAGGTGGAAGACGCGGTGGTGATCGGCGGGGGCCCGCACGCTATTGAGACCGTTATGTCCTTGCTCTATTGGGGCATATCCGTCCACTGGCTGATTCGCAGCGATACTTTCCTGCCGCGCATGCTGGATCGTCCGGCCTCAGAAATGGTGCTGGACTATACGCGGCGCGCGGGCGCAAAAATTTACACACAGACAGAAGTGATAGGAATTGTGGGCAGGGTCGGCGCGGTGGCAGGCGTGGTGACAAACCAGCGCCAGATGTTGCCCTGCCAGCTTGTCTTAGTATGCACCGGAACTACGCCCGTCACCACGCTGGCCGGGAACTGCGATCTTCCCCTACAGCAAAAGCATGGCATCCTGGTTGATGATAGCCTGCGCACCAGCACGCGGGACATCTATGCTGCCGGTGACGTGGCCGCGCTGCGAGACCCACAAACAGGCAGGCACTCTACGCGCGCGCAGTGGTACGCGGCGGTCTTACAGGGACGTGTCGCGGCGGCGGCCATGACGGGAACCCCGCATGAAGAGGGTTTTGGCGTTCCCTGGCACGCGACGCGCCTGGGCGAGCTTTCCATGCTGACGGTGGGAAATCCGCTGCTCTGGCGCGAAAATGCGGCAATTTTAACCGACAGCAGCAGGGGCAGCTACCGGCGCCTGACAATTATGGACGACCGGCTGATCGGCTACCTCTCGCTCGGACCGGCGCAGCCCGATTCGCTTGCCATCAAACGCATCATTGACGAGGGCCTCTCGATTCGCGATATCAAAAAGGATTTGCTCAAGGGCAAATTCGATGCTCGCACCTACTTTTCGCGCAAACGCAGCAGCGCCGCGGAACGTATGGTTACGACGGGCCAATTGCCGACGCCATTGCCGCGTACCACGCGCGATCTCTCCCTGGACAGCGAGGCGCCGGCGGCAGGCTATCTACACAATGAATCGCCATCATTGAAGCATACGGAAAGAGCTTCATCCACTACTTCGGGTCGTCTCGTGCGCGTCTTGCCGGATACCGGCCCCCTGGCAGCTCGCCAGCAAAGTTGTGAAGCGGGGCGTCGTATTGTCGAATCAACACTTGTAGCACTGCCGTCGCGCTCATCACAGCAGGCGTCGCGCAACCTGTGGTCCTACAGCAACAAAATGCAGGTGGTTCCGGGTAACCAGGCATACACTCGTTTTCGTCCGAAACAGGGAAAACAGTTCATCACGCCAATGGAAAGGTCTGGTGGAGATTGA